From a region of the Chloroflexota bacterium genome:
- a CDS encoding amino acid adenylation domain-containing protein codes for MDNIQDIYELSPMQQGMLFHTIASPTAGMYLEQVQSRLRGQLELDCFRQAWHMVVARHTILRSGFFWEELEKPLQVVYEAVELPFQVLDWRNYGPAQQVYELDILLENDRQQPFALDQAPLQRWVVVQLADDQWHWVWTFHHLLLDGWSVALLFEEVLHHYAALRRGTTLNQAPAPAYRAYIDWLQQYDQAQAEQFWRGYLADFSYPTPLPLQRSSQRSTSQHFAEYHHELSIAETSQLQSWARQSQVTLNTCVQAAWAYLLAQHSQTNDVVFGATFAERPAEIYQSEQLIGLCINTLPIRAKFEPSQSPQTWLQTLQAAYGELQQHSASALVDIQRWSELAHGASLFESIVVFENYPLQATDASQAGLQIEQLSLAEHTNYPITLIVVPGEQLRLSLSIDHDRYDQASAELLLAQLQQLLLSLTTAQRIDELSLVTPNQRANLQAWGNWQAPDYAPPLCLHEWFAQQVQAHPNSKALSFEDTWLSYAELDQRSNQVAHGLIAQGVTVGSLVGLCVERSLELVVGILAILKAGAAYVPLDPTYPRERLAFVQADAAIRHIVTQSHLRDLVQAEQCYLLDQPVADYPTTLPSVVCSTENPAYVIYTSGSTGKPKGVVVSHANVARLMLATNAWYQFNQHDVWTLFHSYAFDFSVWELWGALLYGGHLVVVPYWVSRNPEAFHQLLQQQHVTVLNQTPSAFYQLIQADSLAEQRLALRTVIFGGEALDLAQLAPWFARYGDQQPQLVNMYGITETTVHVTYRPIRLADLQADLGSVIGCPIPDLALAVLDSQGRQVGVGVAGELYVGGAGVARGYLERPELNAQRFIQADASTPDLPSNSRWYRSGDLVRYWPNGELEYLGRIDLQVKIRGFRIELGEIEAALSQHAAVQSAAVIVREDRPGHKRLVGYLIAKTQMRSVGAQTDPSLDLAAINQQLHERLPEYMWPSALIELASFPLTSNGKLDRQALPAPEAEQATPTSSTPLQSPLEQQLADLWSVALGQTIASREANFFSLGGDSIIAMQVVSRARAAGLNLSPRQLFQHQTIAELALMLEQQASILALEQPSYQLEGEIAWTPIGHWLRELRPSNPQHFNQSLMLVVAPDLAPAAIQSALDRLVSLHPILRVRWQFEPQQRQWYGDSRSINVAVQHCADDSNNWPTMLGHICQRMQQHLHLEHGPSFAATLVRTPTQARLILVAHHLVIDGVSWRIVLEDLAMALNGAAAIPSTTPWSVWANRLQAEASNPQYLADLSFWQQQIANIIPVPLDHVPNSGQNLTRDAVFVHTTLDQATTQALLLDCQQAVQVNINDLLLTALTQTLAGWAEQRHWVIDLESHGRFSPEPSDDLSRSVGWFTSLYPVALDLPADPAPLAALKAIKEQLRAVPAGGQSFGILRYLNSATAPHLQPTQAIPLVFNYLGQLDQSVSMPPLLGIAPESTGADVAASTPRGHLLNVASYIRDGQLQFDWEYNQTWHQQQTIERLASACVAALKALIGACRQQLRLSLTPSDVALAKLDQPTLDQLLARYHGQNLTPVDVYPLAPLQVGMLYHSLLNPQSSVYLEQVEWTVNGPLDLVSLQIAWQQVQQRHAVLRTAFCTEGLPQPLQIVLEHVDTPWRVLDWQAIAPDEQAELLAALRQADRTQPFKLNQAPLLRWTWIKLAEQRYHCLWTHHHLLLDGWSIANVLAELFGLYGHVDQAQPLQLAPAVAYRDYIAWATSYDQAQAQQFWRNYLADLTEPTPLPAPHAAPQATSGYHEYSLQLTPSQTQALQQWARQQHVTLNTLVQAAWAVLLGRYNALDDVLFGATVAGRPTDIAGMEHLVGLCINSLPVRVKLDSQQPIVAWLQALQAQQSQCNDFAATPLTAIQQASQIPASQQLFETLLVFENYPIAASVEQAVSDLAIVDARTTEQTNLPLTLLVLPDAALTLKLSYDQAVYSATRIAQVARHLAHVLQQLPLATTVGELSVLDTAEQAQLLNEWNNTAQIWDSSELLVDVLAQQVQRTPNAPALSDEHYHYSYAELDQRVTQLAASLQAHGMQVDDRVGVLMERSAQLVIALLAIVKAGAAYVPFDPAYPTERVLAMLADAAPRVLITDTPNLDQATIPVLLFDQAWQPNHSLSFNPPIIHPLNAAYMIYTSGSTGKPKGVINSHQAIVNRLLWMQQRYQLTAADVVLQKTPYSFDVSVWEFFWPLMTGAKLVVARPAGHLDRRYLAETIQAQKVTTIHFVPSMLSLFLEESQAANCTSLRQVFCSGEALSAETSARFCQTLNADLHNLYGPTEAAVDVSAWHYQPNAEPSVPIGRPIANTQLYILDARMQLVPVGVAGELLIGGLNLARGYAERPDLTAERFIPHPYASQAGARLYRTGDLARWRDDGAIEYLGRNDFQIKVRGIRVELGEIEHQLSQHPAIAQIVVHHHAGQLVAYWVARPDQAVPEETALRSWLRARLPEAMIPAHWLQLAELPLSSNGKLNRKALPIPQFGAETPQRPPQNALEQTIAAIWSAVLERPINQVERPFFDLGGHSLALIQVHSRLETALNRSIELMLLFEHPTIAALAVALSQQPSDLASTAEDQAQQRSQRQQSQAQRRQRRQQVQLNLDEE; via the coding sequence GTGGATAATATTCAGGATATTTACGAATTATCGCCAATGCAGCAGGGCATGCTGTTTCACACCATCGCTAGCCCAACTGCTGGAATGTACCTCGAACAGGTGCAATCGCGTTTGCGTGGCCAGCTTGAGCTAGATTGTTTTCGCCAAGCATGGCACATGGTTGTGGCTCGACATACGATTTTGCGCAGTGGGTTTTTCTGGGAAGAACTCGAAAAACCGTTGCAAGTGGTCTATGAAGCGGTCGAATTACCGTTTCAAGTACTCGATTGGCGGAATTATGGCCCTGCCCAACAGGTCTATGAACTTGACATATTACTAGAGAATGATCGCCAACAGCCGTTTGCGCTCGATCAAGCACCCTTGCAGCGTTGGGTTGTGGTGCAACTAGCCGATGATCAATGGCATTGGGTTTGGACGTTTCATCATCTTTTGCTTGATGGTTGGTCGGTGGCCTTGTTATTTGAAGAAGTGTTGCACCACTATGCAGCTTTGCGGCGAGGCACAACCCTCAATCAAGCGCCTGCCCCAGCCTATCGTGCCTATATCGATTGGCTGCAACAGTACGATCAAGCGCAAGCTGAGCAGTTTTGGCGTGGCTATTTGGCAGATTTCAGCTATCCAACGCCGTTGCCATTACAGCGTTCAAGCCAACGCAGCACGAGCCAGCATTTCGCTGAATATCACCACGAGCTAAGCATTGCTGAAACCAGCCAATTGCAAAGCTGGGCACGCCAAAGCCAAGTGACCTTGAATACATGTGTGCAGGCAGCTTGGGCCTATCTTTTGGCTCAACATAGCCAAACCAATGATGTGGTGTTTGGCGCGACCTTTGCTGAACGCCCTGCCGAAATCTACCAAAGTGAACAATTGATTGGCTTGTGCATCAATACCCTGCCAATTCGGGCTAAATTTGAGCCGAGCCAATCACCGCAAACATGGCTGCAAACCCTGCAAGCTGCCTATGGCGAATTGCAGCAACATAGCGCTAGTGCTTTGGTTGATATTCAGCGCTGGAGCGAGCTAGCCCATGGCGCAAGCTTATTTGAGAGCATCGTCGTTTTCGAAAATTATCCATTGCAAGCCACCGATGCCAGCCAAGCAGGCTTGCAGATTGAGCAACTGAGCCTCGCCGAACATACCAATTATCCAATTACCTTGATTGTTGTGCCTGGCGAGCAATTGCGTTTGAGCTTGAGCATCGATCACGATCGCTACGATCAAGCTAGTGCTGAATTGTTGCTGGCTCAATTACAGCAACTTTTGCTGAGTTTGACCACCGCGCAGCGTATTGATGAATTAAGCTTGGTTACGCCAAACCAGCGGGCAAATTTGCAGGCATGGGGCAATTGGCAAGCGCCAGATTATGCGCCACCGCTCTGTTTGCATGAATGGTTTGCCCAACAAGTGCAGGCCCATCCCAATTCCAAGGCGCTGAGTTTTGAAGATACTTGGCTGAGCTACGCCGAGCTTGATCAACGGAGCAACCAAGTTGCCCATGGCTTGATCGCCCAAGGTGTGACAGTTGGCAGTTTGGTTGGCTTGTGCGTTGAACGTTCGCTCGAATTGGTCGTGGGTATTTTGGCGATTCTCAAGGCTGGCGCGGCTTATGTGCCACTCGACCCGACCTACCCTCGCGAACGTTTGGCCTTTGTGCAGGCCGATGCAGCGATTCGCCATATCGTAACACAGAGCCATTTGCGTGATCTGGTGCAAGCTGAACAGTGCTATCTGCTTGATCAGCCTGTGGCTGATTATCCCACAACGCTACCCAGTGTTGTCTGCTCAACAGAAAACCCAGCCTATGTGATTTATACCTCTGGCTCAACGGGCAAGCCCAAGGGTGTGGTAGTCAGTCATGCCAACGTTGCACGATTGATGTTGGCAACCAATGCTTGGTATCAATTCAATCAGCACGATGTTTGGACGCTGTTTCATTCGTATGCCTTTGATTTCTCAGTTTGGGAATTGTGGGGCGCGTTGTTGTATGGCGGCCATTTGGTGGTTGTGCCCTACTGGGTCAGCCGCAATCCTGAGGCTTTCCATCAATTATTGCAGCAACAACACGTAACGGTGCTCAATCAAACGCCCTCGGCCTTTTACCAATTGATTCAGGCTGATAGTTTGGCTGAACAACGTTTGGCCTTGCGCACGGTGATTTTTGGTGGCGAGGCGCTTGATCTAGCCCAACTTGCGCCGTGGTTTGCACGCTATGGCGATCAACAGCCGCAACTGGTGAATATGTATGGCATCACCGAAACCACGGTGCATGTGACCTATCGCCCGATTCGTTTGGCTGATCTGCAAGCAGACCTTGGTAGCGTGATTGGTTGCCCGATTCCCGATTTGGCGCTAGCGGTGCTTGATTCGCAGGGTCGTCAGGTTGGAGTTGGGGTGGCGGGCGAGTTGTATGTTGGTGGGGCTGGTGTGGCTCGGGGCTATCTCGAACGGCCTGAATTGAACGCTCAGCGCTTTATCCAAGCCGATGCGTCAACTCCCGATTTGCCCAGCAACAGCCGTTGGTATCGTTCAGGCGATTTGGTGCGCTACTGGCCAAATGGTGAGCTAGAGTACCTTGGCCGAATCGATCTGCAAGTCAAGATTCGTGGCTTTCGGATTGAGTTGGGCGAAATTGAAGCTGCCCTGAGCCAACATGCGGCGGTACAATCGGCGGCGGTGATTGTGCGTGAAGATCGGCCAGGCCATAAACGTTTGGTTGGCTATCTGATTGCCAAAACGCAGATGCGCAGCGTCGGCGCACAAACTGACCCAAGCCTCGATCTGGCGGCGATTAACCAGCAACTTCACGAACGCTTGCCTGAATATATGTGGCCAAGTGCCTTGATCGAACTAGCTAGTTTTCCTTTGACCAGCAATGGCAAGCTCGATCGCCAAGCGTTGCCCGCACCTGAAGCAGAACAAGCCACGCCAACCAGCAGCACCCCGCTACAATCGCCGCTTGAGCAACAACTAGCTGACCTCTGGAGCGTAGCGCTTGGTCAAACTATCGCCAGTCGCGAGGCCAATTTCTTCAGCCTTGGCGGCGACTCGATTATTGCCATGCAAGTGGTCAGTCGTGCTCGCGCCGCGGGGCTTAATCTTAGCCCGCGCCAACTTTTTCAGCACCAAACGATCGCTGAATTGGCGCTGATGCTTGAACAGCAGGCCAGTATCCTTGCGCTTGAACAGCCAAGCTACCAACTCGAAGGCGAGATCGCTTGGACACCGATTGGCCATTGGTTGCGTGAATTGCGGCCAAGCAATCCTCAGCATTTCAACCAAAGCTTGATGCTAGTGGTTGCGCCCGATTTAGCGCCAGCGGCAATCCAATCAGCGCTTGATCGTTTGGTCAGCTTGCACCCAATTTTGCGAGTACGCTGGCAATTTGAGCCACAGCAACGCCAGTGGTATGGCGATTCGCGCTCGATCAACGTGGCAGTTCAGCATTGTGCCGACGATTCAAATAATTGGCCGACGATGCTTGGGCATATTTGCCAGCGCATGCAGCAACATTTGCACTTGGAGCATGGCCCAAGTTTTGCCGCAACCTTGGTGCGAACCCCAACCCAAGCCCGCCTGATTTTGGTAGCACATCACTTGGTTATCGATGGAGTTTCGTGGCGGATTGTGCTCGAAGATTTGGCCATGGCCTTGAATGGGGCAGCCGCGATTCCCAGTACTACGCCTTGGAGTGTTTGGGCCAATCGGCTCCAAGCTGAAGCGAGCAACCCCCAATATTTGGCTGATTTGAGCTTTTGGCAGCAGCAAATTGCCAATATCATCCCTGTGCCACTTGATCATGTGCCTAACAGTGGGCAAAACCTCACGCGCGATGCAGTTTTTGTGCATACCACGCTTGATCAAGCCACAACTCAAGCCTTGTTGCTCGATTGTCAACAAGCAGTGCAGGTGAATATCAATGATCTGTTGCTGACTGCCTTAACCCAAACTTTAGCAGGCTGGGCCGAACAACGCCATTGGGTGATCGATCTCGAAAGCCACGGGCGATTTAGCCCAGAGCCAAGCGACGATCTCAGCCGCAGCGTTGGTTGGTTTACCAGTTTGTATCCGGTTGCCCTCGATCTACCCGCCGATCCAGCGCCCTTAGCGGCCTTGAAGGCGATCAAAGAGCAATTACGGGCAGTGCCAGCGGGCGGCCAGAGCTTTGGGATTTTACGCTACCTCAATTCGGCAACTGCACCACACTTACAGCCGACCCAAGCCATTCCCTTGGTTTTTAACTATCTTGGCCAGCTCGATCAGAGCGTCAGCATGCCACCATTACTTGGGATTGCCCCCGAATCGACCGGCGCAGATGTGGCGGCGAGTACACCACGCGGCCATTTGTTGAACGTGGCGAGCTATATTCGCGATGGTCAGTTGCAGTTCGACTGGGAATACAACCAAACCTGGCATCAGCAACAGACGATTGAACGTTTGGCTAGCGCCTGTGTTGCTGCGCTCAAAGCCTTGATTGGCGCTTGTCGCCAGCAACTCCGCCTGAGTTTAACCCCTAGCGATGTTGCTTTAGCCAAGCTTGATCAGCCGACGCTTGATCAATTATTAGCGCGGTATCATGGCCAAAACCTCACGCCAGTTGATGTGTACCCCTTGGCTCCCTTGCAAGTTGGTATGCTCTACCATAGCTTGCTCAATCCTCAATCGAGCGTTTACCTCGAACAAGTTGAGTGGACGGTCAATGGCCCGCTCGATTTGGTGAGTTTGCAAATTGCTTGGCAGCAGGTTCAGCAGCGTCATGCGGTTTTGCGCACAGCCTTTTGTACCGAAGGCTTGCCGCAGCCACTGCAAATTGTGCTTGAGCATGTCGATACCCCGTGGCGGGTACTCGATTGGCAAGCCATTGCCCCTGATGAACAAGCCGAATTGCTCGCTGCCTTGCGCCAAGCTGATCGCACCCAGCCATTCAAGCTTAACCAAGCGCCATTGCTGCGCTGGACGTGGATCAAACTAGCCGAACAGCGCTATCACTGTCTTTGGACGCATCATCACTTGCTGCTCGATGGTTGGTCGATCGCCAATGTGTTGGCTGAATTATTTGGCCTCTATGGTCATGTTGATCAAGCTCAGCCGTTGCAATTAGCTCCAGCGGTCGCCTATCGCGACTACATTGCTTGGGCCACGAGCTATGATCAAGCGCAGGCTCAGCAGTTTTGGCGCAACTACTTGGCCGATTTGACTGAGCCAACGCCATTGCCCGCGCCGCATGCAGCGCCTCAGGCAACCAGCGGCTATCACGAATATAGCTTGCAACTTACGCCAAGCCAGACCCAAGCGCTTCAACAGTGGGCACGCCAACAGCATGTCACCTTGAATACTTTGGTACAAGCTGCTTGGGCAGTGTTGCTTGGTCGCTACAATGCGCTCGATGATGTGCTGTTTGGCGCGACGGTGGCGGGCCGACCAACCGATATTGCAGGCATGGAGCATTTAGTTGGTTTGTGTATCAATAGCTTGCCAGTGCGGGTCAAGCTAGATTCGCAGCAGCCAATTGTTGCATGGTTACAAGCCCTGCAAGCCCAACAAAGCCAATGCAACGATTTTGCGGCCACGCCATTGACCGCAATTCAACAGGCCAGCCAGATTCCGGCTAGCCAACAGTTATTTGAAACCTTGCTGGTTTTTGAAAATTACCCAATTGCCGCCAGCGTTGAGCAAGCAGTCAGCGATTTGGCGATTGTTGATGCGAGAACTACTGAGCAAACCAACTTACCGCTGACCTTGTTGGTGCTGCCTGATGCGGCCTTGACTTTGAAGTTGAGCTATGACCAAGCGGTGTATTCGGCAACCCGCATCGCTCAAGTTGCCCGCCATTTAGCCCATGTGCTCCAACAACTGCCGTTGGCCACGACGGTTGGCGAATTAAGCGTGCTCGATACCGCCGAACAAGCTCAATTGCTCAATGAGTGGAATAACACCGCCCAAATTTGGGATTCAAGCGAGCTTTTGGTTGATGTATTGGCTCAGCAAGTGCAGCGCACACCCAACGCGCCCGCACTCAGCGATGAGCACTATCACTATAGCTATGCCGAGCTGGATCAGCGGGTAACCCAGCTTGCCGCCAGCTTGCAAGCCCATGGCATGCAGGTTGATGATCGGGTTGGGGTGTTGATGGAGCGCTCGGCGCAGTTGGTGATTGCGCTCTTGGCGATTGTCAAGGCGGGCGCTGCCTACGTGCCGTTTGATCCAGCCTACCCTACTGAGCGGGTCTTGGCGATGTTGGCTGATGCTGCGCCACGGGTGTTGATCACTGATACGCCCAACCTCGACCAAGCCACAATTCCGGTCTTGCTGTTTGATCAAGCGTGGCAGCCAAACCACAGCCTGAGCTTCAACCCACCAATAATCCACCCACTCAACGCGGCCTATATGATTTACACCTCTGGCTCAACTGGCAAGCCCAAAGGCGTGATCAATAGTCATCAGGCGATTGTCAACCGTTTGCTGTGGATGCAGCAGCGCTATCAATTGACGGCGGCTGATGTGGTATTACAAAAAACGCCCTACAGCTTTGATGTTTCGGTTTGGGAGTTTTTCTGGCCGCTGATGACTGGTGCTAAGTTGGTGGTTGCTCGTCCGGCGGGCCACCTCGATCGGCGCTATTTAGCCGAGACCATTCAGGCCCAAAAGGTCACCACAATTCACTTTGTGCCGTCGATGCTCAGCTTATTTTTGGAAGAATCACAAGCAGCCAATTGTACGAGCTTGCGTCAAGTTTTTTGCAGTGGCGAGGCCTTGAGTGCCGAAACCAGCGCTCGTTTTTGCCAAACACTCAATGCAGATTTACATAATTTATATGGGCCAACTGAAGCGGCGGTTGATGTGAGTGCTTGGCATTATCAACCGAATGCTGAGCCAAGCGTGCCAATTGGTCGCCCGATTGCCAATACCCAGCTGTATATTCTCGATGCCCGAATGCAGCTGGTGCCGGTTGGGGTTGCTGGCGAGTTGCTGATTGGCGGGCTGAATTTGGCGCGAGGCTATGCTGAACGCCCCGATTTGACCGCCGAGCGCTTTATTCCCCATCCTTATGCTAGCCAAGCAGGCGCACGTTTGTATCGTACTGGCGATTTGGCTCGTTGGCGCGATGATGGGGCGATTGAATACCTTGGCCGTAACGATTTCCAAATCAAAGTGCGTGGTATTCGGGTTGAGTTGGGCGAGATCGAACATCAGCTCAGCCAACATCCAGCGATTGCGCAAATCGTGGTGCATCATCATGCTGGGCAATTGGTGGCCTATTGGGTTGCGCGGCCAGATCAGGCTGTGCCCGAAGAAACTGCCTTGCGCTCGTGGCTACGGGCGCGACTGCCTGAGGCCATGATTCCGGCGCATTGGCTGCAATTGGCTGAATTGCCCTTGAGCAGCAATGGCAAGTTGAATCGCAAAGCCTTGCCAATCCCACAATTTGGTGCAGAAACCCCACAACGCCCGCCGCAAAATGCGCTAGAGCAAACCATCGCGGCAATTTGGTCAGCGGTGCTCGAACGCCCAATTAACCAAGTTGAACGGCCATTTTTCGACCTTGGCGGCCATTCTTTGGCCTTGATTCAAGTTCATAGCCGCTTGGAAACAGCCTTAAATCGTTCAATCGAATTGATGTTGTTGTTTGAGCATCCAACGATTGCGGCCTTGGCCGTAGCCTTGAGCCAACAACCAAGCGATTTAGCATCAACGGCTGAAGATCAAGCCCAACAACGCAGCCAACGCCAACAAAGCCAAGCCCAACGCCGTCAACGCCGCCAACAAGTCCAGCTTAATCTTGATGAGGAATAA